In uncultured Cohaesibacter sp., a genomic segment contains:
- the rsmI gene encoding 16S rRNA (cytidine(1402)-2'-O)-methyltransferase: protein MDDKEQKDILENPQHHADDEDAAEIVSPEHHADHADHDDYEDQEDSDFSGAVSSEPGRKDFILLGNKLRAPALAPALYIVATPIGNLRDMTIRALEVLAACDLIACEDTRVSRKLLTHYGIHTRLVTYHEHNADKQRPYLLSVLEQGKSVALISDAGTPLLSDPGYKLVADMLAEGHAIVPIPGASAMLSALVASGLPTDQIHFAGFLPQKAGARERKLDDLKSVPGTLVFYESPRRLGAVLPAMATSLGGERLVVIARELTKKFEQFHRGTLSELADHYMSADAPKGEAVILIGPAQETEPDEADIDAMIIEGLRQGLHIKALSGEIALKVGAKKNEIYKRAQTLKDEMGQNGGA from the coding sequence ATGGACGATAAAGAGCAAAAAGACATCCTGGAAAATCCGCAGCATCATGCAGATGATGAGGATGCCGCAGAGATTGTTTCCCCAGAGCATCATGCGGATCACGCAGATCATGATGATTACGAGGATCAAGAGGATAGTGACTTTTCCGGCGCGGTTTCAAGCGAGCCGGGCCGCAAGGATTTCATTCTACTTGGCAACAAGTTGCGAGCCCCCGCTCTGGCCCCTGCGCTCTATATTGTCGCCACCCCGATCGGCAATCTCAGGGACATGACCATCCGGGCGCTTGAAGTACTGGCCGCCTGCGATCTGATTGCCTGCGAGGATACCCGCGTTTCCCGCAAGCTTCTCACACATTATGGCATTCACACCCGCCTTGTTACCTATCACGAGCATAATGCCGACAAGCAGCGCCCTTATTTGCTCTCGGTGCTGGAGCAGGGCAAGTCGGTGGCGCTGATATCCGATGCTGGCACGCCGCTGCTCTCCGATCCCGGCTACAAGCTGGTTGCCGACATGCTGGCCGAAGGCCATGCCATCGTGCCGATTCCGGGCGCGTCGGCCATGCTGTCGGCGCTGGTGGCCAGCGGGCTGCCGACCGATCAGATCCATTTTGCCGGTTTTCTGCCCCAGAAGGCCGGAGCCAGAGAGCGCAAGCTTGACGATCTCAAATCCGTTCCCGGCACACTGGTCTTTTATGAAAGTCCGCGCCGTCTCGGAGCCGTTCTGCCAGCCATGGCCACCAGTCTGGGCGGAGAAAGGCTGGTTGTCATTGCGCGCGAACTGACCAAGAAATTCGAGCAATTTCATCGCGGCACCCTTTCCGAACTGGCCGACCACTATATGAGTGCCGACGCCCCCAAGGGCGAAGCTGTCATCCTGATCGGCCCGGCCCAGGAGACCGAGCCCGATGAAGCCGATATCGATGCGATGATCATCGAAGGCTTGCGTCAGGGCCTGCATATCAAGGCCCTTTCCGGCGAGATCGCCCTCAAGGTCGGTGCAAAGAAGAACGAGATCTACAAGCGGGCACAAACCCTCAAGGATGAAATGGGCCAGAATGGCGGAGCTTGA
- a CDS encoding YraN family protein, with protein sequence MKETRPGRAAAKAKKALHRKESYDRGLRAERWAGWIMRVKGFQILHQRYKAQGGEIDLICRKDDLMVFLEVKYRDRMDNALYAITPRNQARIVAAASHYLAHFEDEAISSYRFDILAFARGTRAAPVWSHIESAFEAF encoded by the coding sequence ATGAAAGAGACAAGACCGGGACGAGCGGCAGCAAAAGCAAAAAAGGCGCTCCATCGCAAGGAAAGCTATGACAGGGGCTTGCGGGCAGAACGCTGGGCAGGCTGGATCATGCGCGTCAAGGGATTTCAAATTCTTCATCAGCGCTATAAGGCACAAGGGGGCGAGATCGACCTTATTTGCAGAAAAGATGATTTGATGGTCTTTCTTGAGGTCAAATATCGCGACCGGATGGATAATGCCCTCTATGCGATAACGCCACGCAATCAGGCCCGGATCGTTGCTGCTGCCAGCCATTATCTGGCACATTTCGAGGATGAAGCAATCAGCAGTTACCGTTTCGACATTCTGGCCTTTGCCAGAGGCACGCGCGCCGCGCCGGTCTGGTCGCACATCGAATCCGCATTCGAGGCCTTTTGA
- the gshB gene encoding glutathione synthase, with amino-acid sequence MAQSRTLKVAFQMDHIKSIKITGDSTFAMMLEAQKRGYEIFHYTVDTMAMEDGEVFATVEPVEVRDEAGNHFSLGAGVRTNLADFDVIHMRQDPPFDLNYISATHMLERIHPKTLVVNDPTHVRNAPEKIFVTRFPDLMPPTLITRSEEELRAFKKKHGEIVMKPLYGHGGAAVFRIGEHDQNFGSLVALFGDIFREPWVAQKFLPDVKAGDKRILLVDGKAAGAVNRIPADDDLRSNMVRGGAAAKTELTEREKEICERIGPSLKEMGFILVGIDVIGGYLTEINVTSPTGIRSIQKLSGIDVAAMVWDAIEAKRA; translated from the coding sequence ATGGCTCAGTCCCGCACGCTTAAAGTTGCGTTTCAAATGGATCACATCAAAAGCATCAAGATCACGGGGGACTCGACCTTCGCCATGATGCTGGAAGCGCAGAAGCGCGGCTATGAGATCTTTCATTACACCGTCGATACCATGGCCATGGAAGATGGCGAGGTCTTTGCCACGGTTGAGCCGGTTGAAGTGCGCGACGAGGCGGGCAATCATTTCAGTCTCGGTGCCGGTGTTCGCACCAATCTGGCCGATTTCGACGTCATTCACATGCGTCAGGATCCCCCCTTCGACCTCAATTATATTTCCGCCACTCACATGCTGGAGCGGATTCATCCCAAAACGCTGGTGGTCAATGATCCCACCCATGTGCGCAATGCGCCCGAAAAGATCTTCGTGACCCGCTTCCCGGACCTGATGCCGCCGACCCTCATCACCCGCTCGGAAGAAGAATTGCGCGCCTTCAAGAAAAAGCATGGCGAGATTGTCATGAAACCGCTTTACGGTCATGGCGGCGCGGCCGTGTTCCGCATTGGCGAGCATGACCAGAATTTCGGCTCACTGGTCGCCCTGTTCGGCGATATCTTCCGTGAGCCCTGGGTTGCGCAGAAATTCCTGCCGGACGTCAAGGCGGGCGACAAGCGCATCCTGCTGGTTGATGGCAAGGCCGCCGGTGCGGTCAACCGCATTCCCGCCGATGATGACCTGCGCTCTAACATGGTGCGCGGCGGCGCTGCCGCCAAGACCGAACTGACCGAGCGGGAAAAGGAAATCTGCGAACGCATCGGCCCATCGCTCAAGGAAATGGGCTTCATTCTGGTTGGTATCGACGTCATCGGTGGCTATCTCACCGAGATCAACGTGACCTCCCCGACGGGCATTCGCTCGATCCAGAAACTGTCCGGCATCGATGTTGCCGCCATGGTCTGGGACGCCATCGAAGCCAAACGCGCCTGA
- a CDS encoding cytochrome c peroxidase, whose protein sequence is MSRPVKLRAMALFFSLSGLVTSLAAAEQLPTLPADKATLEGLGAALFFDENLSANRNQACATCHAPEAGFADPRPNGLDGLAGRAASLGDDEQSIGDRNAPTASYAAFSPKFHLNKQGLYVGGQFHDGREPDLEGQAGGPPLNPIEMGMPDKASVVERLKENEEYVNGFKLLYGDDIFSEPDRAYRAMTEAIAAFERTDFFSPFDSRYDRYLRGEIEFTDEEELGRTLFFSQQFTNCNLCHQLQPRPGMEKETFSNYQYFNIGVPAHKELRAANGTKADFIDHGLLENKDHVSDKMWDGKYKTSTLRNVAVTGPYMHNGIFSDLETVIRFYNKYNSRAKKAQINPETGQNWGEPEVADTIDMDKLTEGPALDERRIKALVAFLKSLTDQRYEHLLE, encoded by the coding sequence ATGTCCCGACCGGTAAAGCTCAGGGCAATGGCGCTGTTTTTCTCGCTGTCCGGCCTAGTGACCTCTCTGGCTGCGGCCGAGCAGCTGCCGACCCTTCCCGCCGACAAGGCAACGCTCGAGGGCCTCGGAGCGGCGCTGTTTTTCGACGAAAATCTCTCCGCGAACCGCAATCAGGCCTGCGCCACCTGCCACGCGCCGGAGGCCGGTTTTGCCGATCCTCGCCCCAATGGGCTGGATGGACTGGCAGGGCGGGCAGCCTCTCTGGGTGATGATGAGCAATCGATCGGCGATCGCAACGCACCAACGGCCAGCTATGCTGCCTTCAGTCCGAAATTCCACCTCAACAAGCAAGGTCTCTATGTCGGTGGCCAGTTCCATGATGGCCGCGAGCCGGATCTGGAAGGACAGGCTGGCGGCCCTCCTCTCAATCCCATTGAAATGGGCATGCCGGACAAGGCATCCGTCGTCGAGCGGCTCAAGGAAAATGAAGAATATGTCAATGGCTTCAAGCTGCTCTATGGCGATGACATCTTCAGCGAGCCGGATCGTGCCTATCGCGCCATGACCGAGGCCATTGCCGCTTTCGAGCGCACGGACTTTTTCAGCCCCTTTGATTCCCGATATGACCGCTATTTGCGGGGCGAGATCGAGTTTACCGATGAGGAGGAGCTGGGGCGGACGCTTTTCTTCTCCCAGCAATTCACCAACTGCAATCTGTGCCATCAGTTGCAGCCGCGCCCCGGCATGGAGAAGGAAACTTTCTCCAACTATCAATATTTCAATATCGGAGTGCCTGCCCACAAAGAGTTGCGGGCGGCGAACGGCACCAAAGCCGATTTCATCGACCATGGTTTGCTGGAGAATAAGGACCATGTCAGCGACAAGATGTGGGACGGCAAATACAAGACCAGCACCCTGCGCAATGTCGCCGTCACCGGCCCCTACATGCATAACGGCATATTCAGTGATCTGGAAACGGTGATCCGCTTCTATAACAAATATAACTCTCGTGCGAAGAAGGCCCAGATCAATCCTGAAACCGGCCAGAACTGGGGTGAGCCGGAAGTAGCCGACACGATTGATATGGACAAGCTGACCGAGGGGCCAGCGCTTGACGAGCGCCGCATCAAGGCTCTGGTGGCATTCCTCAAAAGCCTGACGGATCAGCGCTACGAACATCTGCTGGAGTGA
- a CDS encoding isoprenylcysteine carboxylmethyltransferase family protein, whose protein sequence is MTKIDENSQITPQEKPRSPGIRIAIPPLIFVLCGGGALALEWFYFLDIAPLSALGIAVIPQVICGFLIGWAGFSFMGWGFFRFKSVGTTTTLVDPVSHLVSDGAFRFSRNPMYVGFVSLLLGGAIMFDSVPFLVATIVMFFHLDRYVIPREESYLRAEFGKSYTDYCARVRRWL, encoded by the coding sequence ATGACGAAAATTGATGAAAATTCTCAAATCACACCGCAGGAAAAACCCCGCTCGCCGGGAATCCGTATCGCCATTCCGCCGCTGATCTTTGTCTTGTGTGGGGGGGGCGCTCTGGCCCTTGAATGGTTTTACTTTCTCGATATCGCGCCCTTGTCTGCGCTGGGAATAGCGGTGATACCGCAGGTCATCTGCGGATTTCTGATCGGCTGGGCGGGCTTTTCCTTCATGGGATGGGGCTTCTTCAGGTTCAAGTCTGTTGGTACCACGACAACATTGGTGGACCCGGTCAGCCATCTGGTGAGTGACGGAGCCTTTCGCTTCAGTCGCAATCCCATGTATGTTGGCTTTGTCTCGCTGCTGCTGGGGGGAGCCATCATGTTTGACAGCGTGCCCTTTCTCGTCGCGACCATCGTGATGTTCTTCCATCTTGATCGCTATGTCATTCCCCGCGAAGAAAGCTATCTCAGGGCCGAGTTCGGCAAGAGCTATACAGACTATTGCGCCCGCGTCCGCCGTTGGCTCTGA
- a CDS encoding methylated-DNA--[protein]-cysteine S-methyltransferase — translation MIGSDRCLHAVSFPLDGQAIPAESLWRENLASFDEVRRELDAYFDGKLERFTVPYLLKGSSFQLSVWRMLCTIPYGSVMSYGEVARRVGKPKGAQAVGMANHANPLPIIIPCHRVIGADGSMVGFAGGLEIKRWLLAHEGITPDQINHPGQMGFDF, via the coding sequence TTGATCGGTTCTGATAGATGTCTGCATGCCGTTTCCTTTCCACTTGATGGGCAAGCCATTCCGGCGGAATCCCTGTGGCGGGAGAATCTGGCCAGTTTCGACGAGGTTCGGCGCGAGCTTGACGCCTATTTTGACGGGAAGCTGGAACGCTTCACCGTGCCCTATCTGCTGAAGGGCTCTTCCTTCCAACTTTCGGTCTGGCGGATGCTATGCACCATTCCCTACGGATCGGTGATGAGCTATGGCGAGGTTGCCCGCCGGGTCGGCAAGCCAAAGGGTGCGCAGGCCGTGGGCATGGCCAATCATGCCAACCCGCTGCCGATCATCATTCCCTGCCATCGGGTGATCGGAGCGGATGGCTCTATGGTAGGCTTTGCTGGCGGACTGGAAATCAAGCGATGGCTGCTGGCCCATGAAGGGATAACTCCGGACCAGATCAACCATCCCGGCCAGATGGGCTTTGACTTCTGA
- a CDS encoding YifB family Mg chelatase-like AAA ATPase: MVSHIHTVSFQGIAATPVDVQVHVASGLPAFTIVGLPDKAVAESRERVRAALSASGLSLPPKRITVNLAPADLPKEGSHFDLPIALGLMAAIGAIPADSLDAYTVLGELALDGRLASVVGVLPAAIAANAEERGLICPLDCGPEAAWADPDMDILAPDSLISLANHFKGSQVLSRPRASIRDPRQSLLDLRDIKGQEMAKRALEVTAAGGHNMLMVGPPGSGKSMLAARLPTILPPLSPAELLDVSMIQSIAGLLPNGQLSVARPFRSPHHSASMAAMVGGGMKAKPGEVALAHNGILFLDELPEFSPQVLDSLRQPIESGEAVIARANHRVTYPARFQLIAAMNPCRCGHAGEPGYVCKRGPRCAADYQARISGPLLDRFDLRVEVPAVSASDLMLPPSKEGSEEVGARVRQARQLQKQRFAALGQQTVITNAQCPASMIEQICQPSGEARKLLAHAAQSMALSARGYHRVLKLARTLADLAGREQPASEEIAEALGYRMSTPSLVA, from the coding sequence ATGGTTTCCCATATTCACACCGTATCTTTTCAGGGCATCGCCGCAACGCCGGTCGATGTGCAGGTGCATGTGGCGTCCGGCTTGCCAGCCTTTACCATCGTCGGTCTGCCCGACAAGGCGGTGGCTGAAAGTCGCGAGCGTGTGCGTGCGGCTCTCTCGGCTTCGGGGCTTTCCCTGCCGCCAAAGCGCATCACCGTCAATCTTGCTCCTGCTGATCTGCCCAAGGAAGGCAGCCATTTCGATTTGCCGATTGCGCTGGGGCTGATGGCCGCGATCGGGGCCATTCCGGCAGATAGCCTTGATGCCTATACGGTGCTGGGCGAATTGGCGCTCGACGGGCGGCTGGCATCGGTGGTCGGTGTCCTGCCGGCAGCCATTGCCGCCAATGCCGAGGAGCGCGGCCTGATCTGTCCGCTGGACTGTGGGCCTGAGGCCGCATGGGCCGATCCGGACATGGATATTCTGGCCCCTGACAGCCTCATTTCCCTGGCCAATCATTTCAAGGGCAGTCAGGTGCTCTCGCGGCCGCGTGCATCCATTCGCGATCCCAGGCAATCCCTGCTCGATTTGCGCGATATCAAGGGGCAGGAAATGGCCAAGCGGGCGCTGGAAGTGACCGCCGCCGGTGGCCATAACATGTTGATGGTCGGCCCTCCCGGCTCGGGCAAATCCATGCTGGCCGCGCGACTGCCGACCATTTTGCCGCCGCTTTCACCGGCCGAATTGCTCGATGTCTCGATGATCCAGTCCATCGCCGGGCTTCTGCCAAATGGACAATTGTCCGTTGCCCGCCCCTTCCGCAGCCCCCATCATTCCGCTTCCATGGCTGCCATGGTCGGCGGTGGCATGAAGGCCAAGCCGGGGGAAGTGGCGCTTGCCCATAACGGCATTCTGTTTCTTGACGAATTGCCCGAATTTTCACCTCAGGTGCTCGACAGTCTGCGCCAACCGATTGAAAGCGGCGAAGCGGTGATTGCCCGCGCCAATCATCGGGTCACCTATCCGGCCCGCTTCCAGCTGATTGCAGCGATGAATCCCTGCCGCTGTGGTCATGCCGGAGAACCCGGCTATGTCTGCAAGCGTGGCCCGCGCTGCGCCGCCGATTATCAGGCCCGCATTTCCGGCCCTCTGCTCGATCGGTTCGATCTGCGAGTGGAGGTGCCTGCGGTCTCGGCCAGCGATCTGATGTTGCCACCCAGCAAGGAGGGCTCGGAAGAGGTTGGCGCTCGCGTCCGGCAGGCACGCCAACTCCAGAAACAGCGCTTTGCCGCGCTGGGCCAGCAAACTGTCATCACCAATGCGCAATGTCCGGCCAGCATGATCGAGCAGATTTGCCAGCCTTCCGGGGAAGCCCGCAAGCTGCTGGCCCATGCCGCCCAGAGCATGGCGCTGTCGGCGCGTGGCTATCATCGGGTGCTCAAACTGGCCCGCACTCTGGCCGATCTGGCCGGACGGGAGCAACCCGCAAGCGAGGAAATAGCCGAGGCGCTGGGCTATCGCATGTCGACCCCCTCGCTGGTGGCCTGA
- the arfB gene encoding alternative ribosome rescue aminoacyl-tRNA hydrolase ArfB, with protein sequence MSDRIFIKEGLSLDADELQERFIRSSGPGGQNVNKVSTAVELRFDVRNSPSLPPYIKANLKRQAAHLMTQEGELVMQVQTHRTQARNREEAVERLVALIEKAAYRPKRRIATKPTKASKKRRLDSKTKHGAIKKLRSSKNFD encoded by the coding sequence ATGTCTGATCGCATCTTCATCAAGGAAGGCCTGAGTCTTGACGCGGACGAGTTGCAGGAACGTTTCATTCGCTCCTCCGGTCCGGGCGGGCAGAATGTCAACAAGGTTTCCACCGCAGTGGAATTGCGCTTTGATGTGCGCAATTCTCCCTCTCTGCCCCCTTATATCAAGGCAAATCTGAAGCGACAGGCGGCCCATCTGATGACACAGGAGGGCGAGCTGGTGATGCAGGTGCAAACCCACCGTACCCAGGCCCGCAACCGGGAAGAAGCCGTCGAACGGTTGGTCGCCCTGATCGAGAAGGCGGCCTATCGCCCCAAGCGACGTATCGCCACAAAGCCGACAAAGGCCAGCAAGAAGCGGCGTCTGGACAGCAAGACCAAACATGGTGCCATCAAGAAATTGCGTTCCTCGAAAAATTTTGACTAA
- a CDS encoding FAD-dependent oxidoreductase, whose amino-acid sequence MSEQIQADICVIGAGSGGLTVAAAAAAFGEKVVLLEKNQMGGDCLNAGCVPSKALIAAARHAHGMRQANLFGISSVEPRVDFQAVHDHVHSVINAIAPNDSVERFEGLGVRVIRQAGLFKDARTLVTADGEIEIRARAFVIATGSSASIPAIAGIETVACLTNETIFSLTERPRHLVIIGGGPIGVELAQAHRRLGSAVTILEADSLLSREDPELSSLVIDQLKREGITIHEGVTIEHIEPLAGEQTAPHAARLHIRQGGQAQEAGSADVIEASHLLVAAGRKPNVDGLALENAGIRFDAHGIAVNAKMKTSNRRVYAIGDVTGGMQFTHVAGYHAGLVVRNILFKLGAKENLHILPRVTFSDPEMAHVGYSEDQARQKFRKIRVLRWPYAENDRAQADRSTIGFIKIITNRKGLVLGASVVGANAGEIINMWSLIVAQKMNIKAVTGYVSPYPTYAEIGRRAAISAFGELPARPAIRKLLSFLKIFG is encoded by the coding sequence ATGAGCGAGCAGATACAGGCAGACATTTGTGTGATTGGTGCAGGTTCGGGCGGTTTGACCGTGGCTGCTGCCGCCGCCGCGTTCGGTGAAAAGGTCGTTTTGCTGGAGAAAAACCAGATGGGCGGGGATTGCCTCAATGCAGGCTGCGTCCCCTCCAAGGCCCTGATTGCAGCGGCCAGACATGCCCACGGCATGCGTCAGGCCAATCTGTTCGGCATCAGCTCTGTCGAGCCAAGGGTGGATTTTCAGGCGGTCCATGATCATGTCCACAGCGTGATCAATGCGATTGCTCCCAATGATTCGGTGGAACGCTTCGAGGGCCTCGGCGTTCGGGTCATCCGGCAGGCGGGGCTGTTCAAGGATGCCCGCACCCTCGTCACCGCTGATGGTGAAATCGAAATCAGGGCGCGGGCCTTTGTCATCGCAACGGGATCCTCTGCCAGCATCCCGGCGATTGCAGGCATCGAAACTGTCGCCTGCCTGACCAATGAAACGATCTTTTCCCTCACAGAGCGACCCCGGCATCTGGTTATCATCGGCGGAGGCCCCATTGGTGTGGAACTGGCGCAGGCGCATCGACGCCTTGGCAGCGCGGTTACCATATTGGAAGCCGACAGCCTGCTTTCGAGGGAAGATCCGGAACTGTCTTCTCTCGTCATCGACCAGCTCAAAAGAGAAGGCATCACCATCCATGAGGGCGTAACGATCGAACATATCGAACCGCTGGCCGGTGAGCAGACCGCCCCTCATGCCGCCAGACTTCATATAAGGCAGGGCGGGCAGGCGCAGGAGGCGGGCAGCGCTGATGTGATAGAAGCCAGCCATCTGCTTGTTGCAGCAGGCCGCAAGCCGAATGTCGACGGACTGGCACTGGAGAATGCAGGCATCCGCTTTGACGCGCACGGCATTGCGGTCAACGCGAAAATGAAAACCAGTAACAGGCGGGTCTATGCCATCGGCGATGTCACCGGCGGCATGCAATTTACCCATGTGGCCGGTTACCATGCCGGTCTTGTGGTGCGCAATATCCTGTTCAAGCTGGGTGCCAAGGAGAATCTCCATATCCTGCCTCGCGTCACTTTTTCAGATCCGGAAATGGCTCATGTGGGTTACAGCGAGGATCAGGCGCGGCAGAAATTCCGGAAGATCCGAGTGTTGCGCTGGCCCTATGCGGAAAATGATCGCGCACAGGCGGATCGCTCGACAATCGGTTTCATCAAGATCATCACCAATCGCAAGGGGCTGGTGCTTGGCGCTTCCGTGGTCGGGGCCAATGCCGGAGAGATCATCAATATGTGGTCTCTGATCGTCGCCCAGAAAATGAATATCAAGGCCGTTACGGGCTATGTTTCGCCCTATCCGACCTATGCGGAAATCGGCCGGAGGGCGGCCATCAGTGCCTTTGGCGAGCTACCGGCACGGCCCGCCATTCGCAAGCTTCTCTCCTTTTTGAAAATTTTCGGATAG
- a CDS encoding TVP38/TMEM64 family protein: protein MTDQTSQISKDSAVTAFLKKWTPLLALLVLMLFGFSQGWHHYFTLESLVANRADLASYVDQHFGLALLLYGLIYSLAVAISFPGASFLTIVGGLLFGWIIGGLVTVVAASLGAGIVFLAARSAFGSSLRARAGGFVERFATGFAENAFHYMLFLRLVPLFPFWLINIVPALLKVRFDVYLLATLIGILPGTLAYALVGSGLDSVIAAQLASKPGCLEDPSCALTLDTSAVITGELIAALVAMGAVALIPPLLKTLKKERKGENSA from the coding sequence ATGACCGACCAGACCAGCCAAATCAGCAAGGACAGCGCTGTGACAGCCTTTCTTAAAAAATGGACCCCGCTGCTGGCGCTGCTGGTGCTGATGCTGTTCGGTTTTTCGCAGGGCTGGCATCATTATTTCACGCTGGAAAGTCTGGTGGCGAATCGCGCCGATCTTGCCTCCTATGTGGATCAGCATTTCGGACTGGCGCTGCTGCTCTATGGCCTCATTTATAGCCTCGCAGTGGCCATTTCCTTTCCCGGTGCCAGCTTTCTGACCATTGTCGGCGGATTGCTGTTTGGCTGGATCATTGGCGGTCTGGTGACGGTTGTCGCCGCAAGCCTTGGTGCCGGTATCGTTTTTCTTGCCGCCCGCTCGGCCTTTGGCTCGTCATTGCGCGCCAGAGCCGGAGGCTTTGTCGAGAGATTCGCAACCGGCTTTGCCGAAAATGCCTTCCATTACATGCTGTTCCTGCGCCTTGTGCCGCTCTTTCCCTTCTGGCTGATCAATATCGTGCCTGCTCTATTGAAGGTGCGCTTCGATGTCTATCTGCTGGCCACGCTGATCGGCATCCTGCCCGGCACTCTGGCCTATGCGCTCGTTGGCTCGGGACTGGACAGCGTGATTGCGGCCCAGCTGGCGAGCAAACCGGGATGTCTGGAAGACCCTTCCTGCGCCCTCACACTGGATACGAGCGCGGTCATCACCGGCGAATTGATTGCCGCTCTGGTGGCCATGGGAGCGGTTGCGCTCATTCCACCTCTGCTCAAGACCCTGAAAAAAGAGCGGAAAGGCGAGAATTCAGCTTGA